The genomic segment TTGCCCCTTATGGTTGGAAAGCACGGTCAAAGGTGGCCGTGAGCTTAAAGACAGTCCCGCCCATAGGGGTAGGAATCGGTTTTTTGCAGGTGAAAAGACCGAGATCGCCGAGCGGCGTGGTCCAGAGGAAAGCCTTTGCACCGGCGTGCCGATCAAAGAACGCCATGATTTCCTGAACCTTGGCCATAGGCCCGGTATAGGAGATCGGATAGGAGTCTTCTTTGTTGTTCGGCCCGTCGCCTACCTCCTGTTTGTAGCCGCCACCGAACTTCGAGGTGCGCACTCGATAGTTGATATCGGGCGCATCACCGTTTTGTGTTGGCCATGTGAAACGCTCAATCGTCACAGCTATCTCCCATTGATTCTTTTCCAGATTTCGCCGCCCGGCTGAAGCTCCCTGGCGATCGCTCTATCAACCACCGATTGCGCAACTTGCTGTACGCCTTTGCCAAGGTCCGCCGAAGCTTGCTGGTTGTTTGCGGGCGAATCGGCACCGCCGGTTTGCACGGATACGGCAACAGGAAAGTTGTACGTGTCTCCGCCGCTGCCACCGCCACTACCGCCGAGCGCTGCGACACCTGGCCCTGCGCCGGAAGTCAGCGGCGTGACGCTGCCGCCATTGGCGCCGGTCATAAGGAATGACCTGCCTCCCTCGTTGTACAACTCCGGCCCGAGCTCGTTGACCTCGTACAGAGAGTTCGGCGCAACGGGGCCGCCAGCCGCTCTGTATCCGGAAAAATCGACGCCGGAATAACCCGACTGCGAAGCCCCTAAACTGGACGAGGTTGCACCGGCAGAGCCTGTGGCCAGCCCGTTGCCACCACTGCCAGTGAAATAGCTGGTCGCCGCACCAACCAAACTTCCGAGCAACGCCGAGCTGGCCTGCCGTGTAGCAATACGCGCCATGTCCGCCAGAATCGACTTGGTGAAGTCCGCAAACGACAGCTTCCCGGTCATGGCGAAGTTGACGATCGAGTCTTCCATCGAGGTGAAAGCATTGCCGAACAGGGCTTTCGTTTGGCCGGCAACGTTGCTCGCCGAATCCAGATAATTGGCCCAGGCCGATGTCGCACCCTTCGTCCAATCGCCTTGGGCGTTTTCCACATCCGCGTAGTTCTGCCGGATCTGGTCGGTGGCTTTCTTGTTTGCGTCGGCGAGCGCCTGCGACTTACGCTTGAACTCTTCCTCCGACATATTCCGCGACGGGTCAGACTTTTGGTTGGCCAGCTCCAACGACTGCTGAGCAAACCGGTCTTGTTGGGCGTTCAGTTCACCGCTGAGTGCGTTCTGGCGGTCTCCCTGGCCCACGCCAAGCACTGCGCGTTGACCGGCAAGCTCCAGAGCCCGCTGCTGCTGCCCCAGCGCCTGCATGTAGGTGCTGATTGCGCGCTCTTGCTTGGCCAGGCGCCCGGTCTCGTTGGTAGCCAGCACTTCAAGCTGGCTATCAGCGTCCTTCTGCGCTTTGACCATCCCGGCGCGCGCGTCCGCGATCTTCTGGTCCAACTGAATGCTTTGCGCGGCGGATGTGGTCTTCTTGCCCTTGGCGGCTTCCAGCGCGGATATCTCGGCCTCGTAGGCTGCCGTTACCTGGTCGCGCTCATTACCGATGAGCGCTTGGCGTCGAAGCAGGTAGTCGGACTCCGATATCAGCCCGGCCTTCTGCGCTGCGTCCAGTTCCTTCTGGTAGTTCTTGTAGTCGGCAGCTATGGCCGCCAGGTTGTTTTTGGCGGCGTTAAAGCCAGTCAAATCGACCTGAGTTGCGGCAGACTTTGAATCTTTGAACTGATCATTGATGTTCGCGAGGTTCTTATCGATCGCAGCCTGATTCAGGCGCGGGTCATTCGGTGCAACCTTGCGAATATCTTCGAGCTGCCGTTTGTATTCCTTGATCGCTTCGCTGCGCTTTTGCTCATTCGTCCATGCGGACTTGGTGAGGGCGTCGATTTTCGTCATCGACGTTACGGCATCACTCTGCGCCTTGGCCTGCTCGCCTTCCCACTTGGCGATGTCGGCCTGAGCTGCCTTCTCATCTTCCAGCATGTTCACGCGATTCTGCCGGAACTCGATCAGAGCATCTTTGGACTTTTTGTTTTGGAACAATCCATCCATGTTCTGCGCTTCTAGCAGGTCAGTCTTCGCGCTTTCGATATCTGCATTGATGTCGCGTCGACCTATATTCTTGATGCCGTCAGCAGCACGAGCTACTGCGTTGTATGCCTTCTCCCAGAGGCCGAGATTCGCAAGGATCTTTGGCGTGCGCTCGTTGATCGCATCGGCATAAGTATCGGTCGCGAGCTTTACGGCGCCAGCGTGGTCGCCTTGCTTCTCCAAGGCGACAATTTGCGAGTAAACCGAGGCCGTCAGGTAGTGGTATTGCTCATTCAGGGCGGCGGATGCCTTGACTGGGTCATCTGCCAACTTGGAAAACTCGGCGACCGTCTCGCTGACAGCCTTACCGGTCGCCTCCTGCATCGATACGGCGGCCCGAGTGATTTCCGCAAAGCTCGCACCCGCGATCTTCCCGTTATCGGCCAGTAGAGCCAGAACAGCGGCTGCTTGCCCAGTGGAGCCGACAGTCGCGCTTACCTGGCGCGCCATATCCCCAAGCTGGCCAGCGCTGACTCCAGCATAGTTTCCGGTCAGGATTAGCGACTCATTGTATTTGCCGGCCTCAGCCCTGCCTTGGACAAAACCGTAAGCCAGTGTGCCGACCGCTGCGACAGCAAGTCCTATAGGGGCGGCCATGGCGGCTATCCGAACGGCCGAGGCGCCGGCATTGGTCCCGAGCTCCAGAACGTTATGTGCCGCTACACGAATGTTTCCTTCTGCCAGAGCATTTCCGAGCTGCACTACATTCTGCCTGGCGGCTTTGGTGTTCAATCCGAGGCCGGCAAACGCTGAGCTCGTCTTGTCTATGTCGGCATATTTGCCGTCAATCTTCTTCAGTGCTTCGTTGTACTGAACTTGGCTGATGCGGCCAGCATCCAGATGCTTGCCGAGTTGCTCGACCTGAGTATCGAGCTTGGCCATAGCCGCTCGGGCCGGATCAATCGCCCCCAGCAGGCTGTTCAAGGCCTTTTGTTCATCCAGGGCAGACTTGGCCAGAGCGATCTGCTGCTTGTCGAGTTGCGCCGAGATCTTCGCGGCCTCGGCCTCGCCATAGGCACCGGTCTTGGTCAGCTTCGCCAGAGCGTCACGCTGCTTTGCCAGGTCCTGGGTGGTTTTGGCGCTGGTGGAAAGCGATTTCTCCAGCGCTTGCATTTCGTTCATCAGCGAAACAGCGGACTGCTCGGCCCGGCCGCCGGCCTTCGCCATCTCATCCAGATTCGTTTTCGCCTGGATTGCATCGGCCGAGTCGATCTTGACGCCGAGTTCTGAAATGTTCATCGACTCACCTTAAATAAGTGCCCGTAGTTACGGGCTGTTTTCCCTTTCCTCTGCCATGACGCGCAGGGCTTCGCCTTCCAGCACCTGGAGATCAGGAAAGATTTCAGCGAGTTTCTTTTTCTTGATGCCGAGGAATCCGGCCACATCACGAATGCACGTGTAGTCGAGACCGATCGCGCCGCCGGCGCCCGCTCGCCATTGAGTCGACATCCTGTTGAACAGGTAAAATGCCGGCCAGTTGCAGGGCCAGACTTCGGTCACCTCTTCAAGGTCGCCCGGGGCAAGGCCGAAAAGCCCCATCAGTTCAGCAGGCGCCGCCGGCGCGTAGAGTGCACGAGCGGCGTCCGTCAGTTTCCCAGGCGGGCCTGGTTGAATGCGTTCTGGTAGGCATTCACGACCGCCTCAGCAGCACCCTGGCAGGACGTCACCAAGGCCCGAATGCCCTTATCGTCGAACTTGTCATCGAAGCCCCAGCCGACTACCAAGTCCTTGATCTGCTGCGACTGCTGCTCAGTGTCAGCGGCAACGATTTCGGAAAGCGTAGGGCTGTCACCCAGGGCGGTCCGAGCTTCGTCGCGCTTCAAGTTCCACTCATCAAACAGAGCGGCAAGCCCCAGGCGATCCCGATACTTGAAGGTGAACTCGATTTTCTCGGGCTCACCCCCAACGATCGGGATCGACACGAAGGCCTTAAACGTCGGGTTCTGGGCGATTCTGATCTTTGCCATGGGTTACGCCACCGCAGTCAGGTAACGGGTCGGTTCGCCCTGTAGCGCCAGGTTCACGGTGCGGGTAAGCAGGTTGCTCCGGGACACGGTTGGCTGGTTGGAGAACGAGGTGAAGGCGCCGTAGAACAGCGTGTCGTTACCCGGCAGGTTGAGGCGCGCGGCCTGAATGGTCTGGCTGGCGTCAGCAGCGCGCAGGATGGCGTTGAACACCTGCGCCGGGTCATCGGCGATGGTCAGCGCCAGGCTCGCGGCAGCCTTGTCGGTTGGCATCTGGCGGCCCTGCTTGTCTTCCAGGAACACCACGTCCAGATAGTTCTGGGTGCCGCCGGCGAAAGCCACATCGGTGATTTGCGGAATCTGTACCCAGGTCAGCACCTTCTTCAGCGAGCCGATGCCGGAACCGGCCGGGTAAACCTGCAGGTCAGTGGTGTCGATGCCTTCAAGGGTGATGGCAGTAGCAGTGGCCGCCTTTACTCGCACAACGCGATTGCCCAAGCGAGTCCAGCCAGAGGTAACGATCACGATGTCGCCAGCCGACAGTGTGCCGCCCGATACGGTGGCCACGGCTTCGGCCGAGTTGCTCAGCGCCGAAAACGGGATATCAGGGCCGTAGGTTGCGCCGTGCTGGAAAGTGCCGCCGTCCGGAATTTTGTAGCCCATGGGGTATTTCCTCTTTGCAGATATGAAAAAACCCGCTCAATGGCGGGTTTGTGGGGTTGCCCAATGGGCGGAATCAATTGGTGTCGGCTCGATACAAGAACGAAACCGGAACGGTGTAGGTGGAATCGCCGGTGATGCCGGGGCCCGGGTCAACGGGAGACATGGTCACTACGGTGAGCCCCCCCTTCGAGTCCCGGGCGTAAAGCGGGAATAGAGTCGTCAGCTCGGACGAAATCGGGTTCGTTTTAGCCTTGCCGGTGCCCGCCAGCGCGATGATGTTTACCTGAAACACGCCTGTGAAAAGCCGGTGATCGCCGCCGAGCGTGTTGCTCGCGGTATCGCCCGGGATCGTGAACGCCCGCAGGTAGGTTTCGCCCGCTGCCGGCGTGTAAGCCGTGTTCTCGAAGACGATCTTCAACTTCTCTGACCTGGCAGCATTCCAGGCGATCAACTTTGCCTCGTAGATTGAGGCGATGATTGCGTGACTCATACCTGGTTGTTCCTGATGGCCTCCAGCACGATCTGCTGAAAGCGAGCTACGGTTACCCGGGCCATGCCGCCGGGGGCCTGGGCGGAATGGCCGAACTCCAGCGGAATCGCATAGGGCAAGTTGTTGATGATGTAGGCAATTTGGCCGGCGGTGAAGTCGCTCATCGCAGCGACCAGCGCGGCAGTGGTTTCGGCGCCGCTCGGGTCTACCTCGTCGAAGGTGACGCTCTCGATCACGCCGAGCGATATATGCCAGTTCGCGCGGAACCGGCCGCCGACGTAACCTTCAGGCGCCACGATATCCATGCCGTCGTTGAGCTTGCGACCCTTCTTCAGCCTGCCACCCTTGGTGAGGTTGGCCGGGTCGCTGCGCAGCGCGCTGTTGTGATCGTCGACGGCCTTGTTGTACTGCGTCGCCACGGCGTTCTGCGCCCAGATCTCCGGGTTACCCACGGGAGACATGCGGATAAGGCTGCTGCCGACCTCGATGATGATCTCGCGCACACTGGCGTCGATGGCCTCACTTGTCTGAGCGGCGAACTCGGCCAGACTCAGGGCGAAACTGCCGGACTGTCCGGCGCCTGCACGGCTCACGACCGCACCTGCAGCTCATACAGAATCGGCGTTCCGGCCGGGTTGATTTCTTTCAGCGGCGGGACAATTGACCAGGCGCGGCCTTGGACAACGACCTTGTTCAGCAGATCAGGTACCCACTCAAGCCCCTGTGCGGCGATCTTGAGCTTCTTGTCACCAACCTTGATCAGACTGTTGTTCTGGAATTCTTGGCCGGTGAAGTCGAGCAGGATGCCTTGGGCGATCTGCTCGATGATCGCACCCGGCACTTCACCACCCATCTCGGGGTCGTACTCGCCCGGCTCCGCCTTGCTGATGGTCACGGGCTGGCCGAACTCTGTGATCATCTCCAGAGCCATCACGGCCATTTCGTCGTAGAAGGCCATGGTGGCTCCGTATCAGTTATGCGCGGACGGCGAACAGCCCCCGCTTTTGTAGGTAGTCAGCGAACTGCGTAGCGCTCGGACGATCCGGCGCGGCTGGCAGCAGTCTGTTACTGGTGTTTGGGATTGCCGCGTACTGCCGCGTTACCGCCCCCTCGACGCGATCCAGCAGAACCGCACCTTTGCGCTTCTCCACCGGGTCAATATCGTCCTGATGAATCTCCGCAGCCAAAGCCATCTGGCCGTACTGGATTCGCGCCGGGAGGTAGTTGTCAGGCTTGATCTGCTGATCCAGATGCACACCACGACGAGGCCACGCCAGGGCCTGATCGCTATCTGTCTTGCGCCCTTTCCATGTCATGCCATCCATAGCCAGGGCGGCCCGGCGCAGCAGTGCTTCTTGCGCAACGACATCGACAGGAATGACCACGCCAAACTTCACGGCGTACATGGCCAGGTCTTCGGCGCTCGCGTAGCTTTCGGCGTCTGGCTTGCCGGTGCCGTCCTCGATGATGAGTGTCATGGGTCAACTCGCTGGAATAGTTTGCAGATTGGCCGTCGGCTTACCGACAGCCGGCAGTATTACGCTCTGGGCAGATCAGCGACGAGCTTTTCCAAGGACTCTTTCGAGGCGTTGGCTCGGTAGCTGACGCCAGCTGCGTCGAGTTTAGCCTTCAGCGCTTCAACCTCAACGCCTTGAGCCTTCAACTCGGCGAGTTCATTGCGTAGCACCTGGTTCTCCGTCGCGAGATCGTCACGCGCACCGGCCAGATCGACCATTTGCAGGCGGATGCCGTCGAGCGCCTGGAACAGCCGGATCGCGAGCTCGCCAGCTTCTGGCTTTTCAATCTCGCCGGCATCGAGACCGTCGATGACGACGCGAACCGTATCGCTTTCGATCTGCAACTTGCCAACCAACTCTTCCAGTTCGGCATTGTTACCACCGAGAGCAACTGGCGCTTGAGCAACCTCATCAGCTGATACGCCGACACCAATTTTCTCGTAGGCATCGACCACCTTTGGCCAGTCGCCAATGACCAGGACACTGGTCACACCAGCCTCTGGCTTATCGAAATGCTCGGGGTTCCTGTAGCGCTTCTCGGGGTCGAATCCGCCAAGCTGATTGCTGTAAGTCAATTCCACGATGTTCTCCATGGCGGCCATTACTGGCCGCGCAGTGATTTAGGTTTAACCGCCAGTGACAGGAGGCGTCGCCGTCAGCTTGATCATCACGCCGGCGGTGACCTTGTTGCTGCCGGCATGCTTGACCCAGTTAGCAGCGGAGCCAACAGCAGCCAAAGTCGGATTGGAACCACCGGTCGATGCTTTCCAGCTGTAACCCAACACATCAATGTTTACGGTGCCTTCAGCGCGGTAGCCGATGCCGAGGTTTTCTTCGTCGTTCACTTCATACGAACGGAAACCAGGGGCTTGGGACTCGGTGATCGTCACAGCGTTTGGCAGCAGGCCGAAGATCACGTCCGAAGGCGCGGTGTCGGTCACCAGTACTGGCTTGCCAAGGGTGCCCGGCAGGCCGCCGTAGATCACAACGCCCGCTTCTTCGTAGATCTTGTTGGTGATCGCTTCGTCGACAATGTCGAAGTAGGCGCTGGAGTGCATGACCCAGAGAGAGATGCGGCCGAACTTGTCGCCAAACTTGCGCATGCCGCGAGTCAGCGTCTTCTTGCCGTCGGTTTCAATGTTGGCGGACACCACCATATCGGCGTTGGAGCCAATGGCTGCGCGAAGACCGGCGGTGGCGTACTGGATGAAGCCTTCCAGTGTCGCATCGGCCACGTCGGCGCCGACGATCTGGGAGAACTCTTCGACCGGACGGCCGCGGCGTTTGAACGCCTCTTCGGTCGTCTGGTACGGGCCGTACTTCCACGGAGCCTTCACGCCCACCGCCTCGCCGGCGCTGATCTTCTTGGCAATAACCTTGCCTTCAGAGTTGACGTCGCGGTGCTCCAGCGAGCCATTCAGCTTGTAGAGGGCACGCTTGCGGAAGTCGCCTTCGATCAGTTCATTGTCGAGCACCATCGCGCCATTGGACGATGCGTTGAACACGTCGAGGTTGTCCTGAACGCGTTCCAGGTATGCAGTTTGCGCCTCATCGTTGTAGATGATGAGGTCGCTGTTAACGGTTGTAGCCATGGGTCAATCCCCTTACTTGGGCAATTGCAGATATGCGGTTTGGCCGTGCTTGCGCTGGTAGTCGCGCTTCTGCTCGGAGGTCATTTCGGAGCGCTTGAATGCAGCCTGGCCGCCACCCCCGCCCGGGGCTTGTGTACCTGAAGCCCTTGGCCACAGGTGAGGTGCGCTTTCGCGCAAAGATTCCGCCCATTCGAGCGGTGTCAGAGGCGTCTTGCCGTCTTTACCGAGGATGGCCTGGCCTTCCTTGTCGACTGCAACAGCATCGCCCTCTTCATTCAGGGTGAATTGCCCGCGTGCGCGCAGGATCAAGTCGTCCGTCGCTTCAGGCAGCGCACCGGCCTTGATAGCCGCTGCGCGAATCGAATCACCGAGGACCTTGTCCCGGAATTTGTTGGCGAACGATTCGGATTTGTCGGCTCGGGCTTTTTCCCCAGCCAGCTGTTTCTCGAACTCACCGCGCAGGCGCTCTGTGCGCTTGCCGAAAACCTCGTCGATCTTGCCCTCGGTGAGCAGTTTGGTTTCTTCATCTTGGCCTGCCTTCGCAAGCAACCCTTTCACGGCGTCGATGTCGATGCCCTGAAACTGGGTTTCGAAGTCGGTGAGCTTGCCGGAGGTTTCCTTCAGCTTGCCGAGCAGCTCGCTGTTCTTCGTTTTCAGACCCGAAACGGATGTTTCAACGGCAGTCGCGATAGCGGCCTTGATTGCCGGGTTGTCCAGGTCGATTTCGTTTTCTTCTGCCACGTTGATGCACCCCTTGGGTATGTGGTGCCCGCTTTGCAGGCAATAAAAAACCGCCCGGAGGCGGCTGATTGAAAGTGTTTGATCAAATTCCGGACTTAGCGAATGCGAGTGGTTCTAAAGCCTTCATCTGCGCCAGGGTCAGCGGTGCAAAGTTGCGATCAAGCTGCAGCTCGGCGAAGCGCTGGATGCTCAGCCCGCCCTCGCGAAACAGCTTTGCCCGCATCGGGCCGATAGCCACATCCTGAAACGTCGCCGGCTGCCGCTGGAGCCAGTGGTAATAGTCGAGGCTCGCGCTGACTTGCCCAGGGCCATCAGCACCGACCGAAGCCCGCGTAGCGCCCTTGGCGAACATCTCGCTCAGCTTGGTCAGGAATATGAACGTGGTGCGGCAGTTCGGGTGAAACGGCGGTCTTGGCCCGGAATCAACCGGGAATCGGCGACCATCCATCGAGCGACATTGCTGGCTGGTCTTGCTGTCCAGCGTGGCGACCATTTCAATTTCGGCCACGATATCCGTGTTGGCCTTGGCCACCTCCATGCGCGCCTGAGACGACACATGCTGAATCGCCGTGTGCACGACTGCGCTTGCATTGCGGTTGGTGGTGGCCAGGATGCCGTCTTTGTATCCGGCCGCCTTGGTACCACGAATGTTGCGGATGATCTGGAAGTTCGTTTGCCCTTCGAAGAAGCCCTGCCGGATCGTGCCAGTGACGCGCTCGCGCTCGGCAGTGGTCCAGCCCTTGATAAACGACTTCAGCAGCTTGCCGCCGCCGGTGCCACGCACGCTGAGCGGGTTCGTCAGAACCGCCGCTCTGATGGCCGCCGCCGTCGGCGCCGCAACGTCGAGCGAAACCCCGACCGGCGCAGATCTGGCCAGGCTCGTCGCCTCGAACTCAGCTTCGTAGTTGGCAATGTCGATCAGGTCAAGGCTCAACTGCACGCTGTAGCGGTCGAAGATGCCCAGCAGCAGGCTGTCGACCTCCTTCAGCAGCGCCTCCAGGCGCTTGACGTTGTACTCAGTCAGATCTGATTGGGTGAGCCGGTCCCGGATCGACCGGTCAATCTCCTTGAGAAACGGAGCGAACTTGCCAACCTCTCCCGCCTTCAGCTTTTCGAGGAAGACCGCGTGGCGGATCGTAGCATCAAGGATTGCCTGGTTTGCTGCCATTCGGTGTTACCTCATCATCCAGGCCCAGGCCATCGCCCTGCTCTTGAAGCTCGCCGTCGATCTGCTGGTCGGTGCGCTCCGGTGCAATCAAGCCCAGCTTGCGTAAGTAGGACCGCAGATCCGCCTTCGCGAAGCCGCCGTTCTGCCATAGGCCAACCAAGGCCGTGATCATTTGCGGATCAGCCGTCAGCTCGACGAACTCTTGATTGACCTGGTACGCGACTTTGTCGGAAACGCCCATGTACTGGCCGCACCAGATGATTGCGCGGGTGTAGGCCTCGCTGACGTTGGCCACACAGCCGGCCAGCACCGAGGTGGATGCCGACTGATCGCCGCGCGCCTCGGTTGCCGTCTTGGAGGACAAAGACGCCACAACCATGCGGGCGCCCAGTTCGATCATCATCTGGTTCTTGTCGCCCATGGCCTCTTTGACCAGAGTGTTCGGCAAGGGCTGCGCATAGGCGAAAGCGCCACCTGCAGGCAGCAACATTGGCGCCCGAGAGCCGACGTAGACGCCGCTTTTCTCCATGTGGTCGCGCCAGTTTTCATCGAGCCCGGAGATAAATGGCTGCGCTTGGCCACACCAGAAGACGCTGTCTTCATAGTCGGCGCTGTTGCGGTAATGGCCCAGGTTGATCATTGCGATGTCGTACAAGGGCGACTCATCGATGGTCGGGTCGTTGTTCTGTGCGCCGACGAAGGTGAACGGGATTTCCTTGAGGCGCCCGGTGACCCCTTTCGGGGCAAATTCTTTCGTGACTTCAAGCGGCCCGCCACCTCTTGGACCGGATCGGCGCCAAACCCGACAAACGAAACCGTCCGGCTCAAGAGCAAGCTCGCGGAACTGCTCGACAGCCTTGAACCCGAAGCCGTCCTCAATCTCCAACATCTCACGCAGCACGACCAGAGTCAGCACGTTGTGGCCATTCACCATGCCGGTGCGCCAGTTGATGATGTCCTCGGCGCAGTACGACAGGATCACCGAGTGCCCGCCGGCGCCTTCGTCCTGGTGATAGTCAACGTACAGACCGTGACGGCCCGCCTCGAGCACCTTTTCCAGCGTGCCCTGGGAGTGCTGGTAAATGCTCACGCCGGAACCGTTGGCGTTGTCCTGCAAGTACTCCAGCTTCTTCGGTACGGTCAGCGTCGGGTCTTTGTGGAAGGCCAGGCCCAGCAAACCGTTGCGGGTATGTCCCGTAGCGTTTTTGAACACAGCTCGCTCACGGTAGGCCTTGTTCCGGTCCACGTTCTCGGGCGACTTGTCGTGTGCATTGATGTACGGCAGGCGCGATACCACCCGGTGCTGGCCGGCGCAGACATCGCGGACGGTTGCCCAGCGGTCTAGCACTTCGATGTAGTCCGCCCGCTTGAAGGAGACGTCGTTGCTCATCGGGCGTATCCCATTTTGATAGAAGTGACGATCGCTTTGATCGGATAACGCTTGGCGATGAAGTAGCCGGCAGCGTCGTTCATGTGGTCGTGCCCCTTCTTCGGATCTTTATCCGGCTCACCCTTGTCGGTGTATGTCTGTCGCTCCAGGCACAAGGTGAGCTGAGGGCACTGATCGATGTTCACCTTCAGGCGGCGTTCGCCGTAGGCGTTCAGGAACATGGAATTGACTGAATTGACCCGGTCTTTGACGCCCGGGTTTGTCGAATCAACGATCACCGTAAAGCCGGCCTTCTTCAGCAGCGATAGGTCCGACTCACTGGCGTTTTTGCTGCTGGTGTTCTGGCCGCTGGCATCGGGATAGACCGCAACTGCGTGGCCCGGGAATCTGGCTTTGATTTTCTCGATCATCTCCAGCGTATCGCGCACCCCGTGGAACTCATCCAGAGCCAGCGGCAGGTCGTCGCGCACGACATAGACGACTGACGCCATCTTCATGACGTTGAAGTCCATACCGATGTGCAGGGCCTCGCCGGGCTTGATTCGCTCGGAGGTACGGCACTCATCACGGCTGAATGTGTAGTAGACGACGCCCGCATAGTTTTCGAAGCCGGCCTCATACTCTTGCCGGAACGTTCGGGGATCCATCTTGCGACGGGCCGCATCCAGTTCCTCCGTGGGTACGTTGCCACCCTGCAGCGATGTGTACTGCCAACTCTTGTGGTCTGGCTCGCCGCCAGGCTTACCATCTAGGTATGTGTCGTAGCAGTGGTTGAAGCCTTTCGGGGTTCCAATGCGCAGCGCGTGACCACCCTTGCGCACCCCCAAACCCGGAATCGTGTACTGACAGGTCGAAAGCATCGGCCTCAGAACTTCTTCCCATGCAGCCCATGGGCAATCCGCCCACTCATCCACCAGGACGAAGAACAGACCAGAGCCCCGCAGGTTGTCGTAGTTGTCCAGTCCAACCACGCGCATGACGTGACCTGACTTCAGCGTGATTGAGCATTCCGTCTCGTTGGGGCGGTGCGAACGCCAGGCTTCTGGGATGGCCTGTTTCAGCCTCCGCCAGAACACACGCTTGGCCTGCTTGAAGGTCGGTGCGCCGTACCAGATTTCATCTTCAACGCTTACGCCCCACTCAGCAGCAAGACGGGCCGCTCGGCGCATCTCAGCCTTGCCCAGGAACGTCTTGCCGAACCGGCGACCACACACAGCATCACGAAAGCGTG from the Pseudomonas sp. N3-W genome contains:
- a CDS encoding Ig domain-containing protein, with product MATTVNSDLIIYNDEAQTAYLERVQDNLDVFNASSNGAMVLDNELIEGDFRKRALYKLNGSLEHRDVNSEGKVIAKKISAGEAVGVKAPWKYGPYQTTEEAFKRRGRPVEEFSQIVGADVADATLEGFIQYATAGLRAAIGSNADMVVSANIETDGKKTLTRGMRKFGDKFGRISLWVMHSSAYFDIVDEAITNKIYEEAGVVIYGGLPGTLGKPVLVTDTAPSDVIFGLLPNAVTITESQAPGFRSYEVNDEENLGIGYRAEGTVNIDVLGYSWKASTGGSNPTLAAVGSAANWVKHAGSNKVTAGVMIKLTATPPVTGG
- a CDS encoding phage head morphogenesis protein, yielding MAANQAILDATIRHAVFLEKLKAGEVGKFAPFLKEIDRSIRDRLTQSDLTEYNVKRLEALLKEVDSLLLGIFDRYSVQLSLDLIDIANYEAEFEATSLARSAPVGVSLDVAAPTAAAIRAAVLTNPLSVRGTGGGKLLKSFIKGWTTAERERVTGTIRQGFFEGQTNFQIIRNIRGTKAAGYKDGILATTNRNASAVVHTAIQHVSSQARMEVAKANTDIVAEIEMVATLDSKTSQQCRSMDGRRFPVDSGPRPPFHPNCRTTFIFLTKLSEMFAKGATRASVGADGPGQVSASLDYYHWLQRQPATFQDVAIGPMRAKLFREGGLSIQRFAELQLDRNFAPLTLAQMKALEPLAFAKSGI
- a CDS encoding DUF1799 domain-containing protein, with amino-acid sequence MGLFGLAPGDLEEVTEVWPCNWPAFYLFNRMSTQWRAGAGGAIGLDYTCIRDVAGFLGIKKKKLAEIFPDLQVLEGEALRVMAEERENSP
- a CDS encoding phage tail protein; its protein translation is MGYKIPDGGTFQHGATYGPDIPFSALSNSAEAVATVSGGTLSAGDIVIVTSGWTRLGNRVVRVKAATATAITLEGIDTTDLQVYPAGSGIGSLKKVLTWVQIPQITDVAFAGGTQNYLDVVFLEDKQGRQMPTDKAAASLALTIADDPAQVFNAILRAADASQTIQAARLNLPGNDTLFYGAFTSFSNQPTVSRSNLLTRTVNLALQGEPTRYLTAVA
- a CDS encoding DnaT-like ssDNA-binding protein, coding for MTLIIEDGTGKPDAESYASAEDLAMYAVKFGVVIPVDVVAQEALLRRAALAMDGMTWKGRKTDSDQALAWPRRGVHLDQQIKPDNYLPARIQYGQMALAAEIHQDDIDPVEKRKGAVLLDRVEGAVTRQYAAIPNTSNRLLPAAPDRPSATQFADYLQKRGLFAVRA
- a CDS encoding phage tail protein, which codes for MTIERFTWPTQNGDAPDINYRVRTSKFGGGYKQEVGDGPNNKEDSYPISYTGPMAKVQEIMAFFDRHAGAKAFLWTTPLGDLGLFTCKKPIPTPMGGTVFKLTATFDRAFQP
- a CDS encoding phage tail assembly chaperone, with product MAKIRIAQNPTFKAFVSIPIVGGEPEKIEFTFKYRDRLGLAALFDEWNLKRDEARTALGDSPTLSEIVAADTEQQSQQIKDLVVGWGFDDKFDDKGIRALVTSCQGAAEAVVNAYQNAFNQARLGN
- a CDS encoding phage tail tape measure protein; protein product: MNISELGVKIDSADAIQAKTNLDEMAKAGGRAEQSAVSLMNEMQALEKSLSTSAKTTQDLAKQRDALAKLTKTGAYGEAEAAKISAQLDKQQIALAKSALDEQKALNSLLGAIDPARAAMAKLDTQVEQLGKHLDAGRISQVQYNEALKKIDGKYADIDKTSSAFAGLGLNTKAARQNVVQLGNALAEGNIRVAAHNVLELGTNAGASAVRIAAMAAPIGLAVAAVGTLAYGFVQGRAEAGKYNESLILTGNYAGVSAGQLGDMARQVSATVGSTGQAAAVLALLADNGKIAGASFAEITRAAVSMQEATGKAVSETVAEFSKLADDPVKASAALNEQYHYLTASVYSQIVALEKQGDHAGAVKLATDTYADAINERTPKILANLGLWEKAYNAVARAADGIKNIGRRDINADIESAKTDLLEAQNMDGLFQNKKSKDALIEFRQNRVNMLEDEKAAQADIAKWEGEQAKAQSDAVTSMTKIDALTKSAWTNEQKRSEAIKEYKRQLEDIRKVAPNDPRLNQAAIDKNLANINDQFKDSKSAATQVDLTGFNAAKNNLAAIAADYKNYQKELDAAQKAGLISESDYLLRRQALIGNERDQVTAAYEAEISALEAAKGKKTTSAAQSIQLDQKIADARAGMVKAQKDADSQLEVLATNETGRLAKQERAISTYMQALGQQQRALELAGQRAVLGVGQGDRQNALSGELNAQQDRFAQQSLELANQKSDPSRNMSEEEFKRKSQALADANKKATDQIRQNYADVENAQGDWTKGATSAWANYLDSASNVAGQTKALFGNAFTSMEDSIVNFAMTGKLSFADFTKSILADMARIATRQASSALLGSLVGAATSYFTGSGGNGLATGSAGATSSSLGASQSGYSGVDFSGYRAAGGPVAPNSLYEVNELGPELYNEGGRSFLMTGANGGSVTPLTSGAGPGVAALGGSGGGSGGDTYNFPVAVSVQTGGADSPANNQQASADLGKGVQQVAQSVVDRAIARELQPGGEIWKRINGR
- a CDS encoding DUF4128 domain-containing protein produces the protein MSHAIIASIYEAKLIAWNAARSEKLKIVFENTAYTPAAGETYLRAFTIPGDTASNTLGGDHRLFTGVFQVNIIALAGTGKAKTNPISSELTTLFPLYARDSKGGLTVVTMSPVDPGPGITGDSTYTVPVSFLYRADTN